A window from Cellulomonas sp. C5510 encodes these proteins:
- a CDS encoding DUF2200 domain-containing protein: MPRHDIFATSLASIYPHYVAKAERKGRTQAEVDQVITWLTGYDDAGLRRVLDDGTDLRTFFAQAPAMNPNAGLITGVICGYRVEEIEDPLMQQIRWMDKLVDEVGRGKKMTSILRGSDATV, translated from the coding sequence ATGCCGCGGCACGACATCTTCGCCACCAGCCTCGCCAGCATCTACCCGCACTACGTCGCCAAGGCGGAGCGCAAGGGCCGGACGCAGGCCGAGGTCGACCAGGTCATCACGTGGCTGACGGGTTACGACGACGCCGGGCTGCGCCGCGTGCTCGACGACGGCACCGACCTGCGGACGTTCTTCGCGCAGGCGCCCGCCATGAACCCGAACGCCGGGCTCATCACCGGGGTCATCTGCGGGTACCGGGTCGAGGAGATCGAGGACCCGCTGATGCAGCAGATCCGGTGGATGGACAAGCTGGTCGACGAGGTGGGGCGCGGCAAGAAGATGACGTCGATCCTGCGCGGGAGCGACGCGACCGTCTGA
- a CDS encoding DUF2075 domain-containing protein, which translates to MTSSRVHRFPFTQAHVRLLRDVDPRFANWPVVYALDGAGEVYVGESLSVATRLKQHLENPDRQHLAEARVVIDETFNKSACLDLESYLIRLFAGDGKFRVLNRNEGVTDADYFDRDAYRAAFAEIADELREAGLFERSVPEIENSDLFKLSPFKALNADQAIALESLLDGLFADIGAGTHSTSVVQGDPGTGKTVVAIYLIKLLRDIARWEPTEDPVSDSVFAEYFTPENARLLRDFRIALVVPQQSLRRTIEKVFARTPGLSPSMVLTPFQVGESRDRFDLLIVDETHRLNQRANQATGVLNAKFPAINRRLFGEDDLQLTQLDWIVAQSDHRLFLVDAAQRVRPADLPRERLERLVTEASFDRRFHLRSQMRLAGGSDYIEYVRALLRPGSTPFVAPQTFGDYEFAMYDDIAAMRERLAAAERAHGLARLVAGYAWPWRSRHDRAAYDISIGGLQLRWNSAARDWISSPGSVDEVGSVHTVQGYDLNVAGVIIGPDLRFDPVRERLVFDRSNYFDTKGKENNPTLGKTYTDDELLEFVTNIYAVLLTRGMRGTLVYVCDAPLREHLGRYIPRA; encoded by the coding sequence ATGACCAGCTCTAGGGTCCACCGCTTCCCGTTCACGCAGGCGCACGTCCGCCTGCTCAGGGACGTCGATCCGCGCTTTGCGAACTGGCCGGTCGTCTACGCCCTGGACGGCGCGGGCGAGGTGTACGTCGGCGAGTCGCTGAGCGTCGCGACCCGCTTGAAGCAGCACCTGGAGAATCCCGACCGCCAGCACTTGGCCGAGGCCCGCGTCGTCATCGACGAGACGTTCAACAAGTCGGCGTGCCTCGACCTCGAGTCGTACCTGATCCGCCTGTTCGCGGGTGACGGCAAGTTCCGCGTGCTCAACCGCAACGAGGGCGTCACGGACGCCGACTACTTCGATCGCGATGCCTACCGTGCCGCCTTCGCGGAGATCGCCGACGAGTTGCGGGAGGCAGGCCTCTTCGAGCGGTCGGTCCCGGAGATCGAGAACAGCGACCTGTTCAAGCTGTCGCCGTTCAAGGCGCTGAATGCGGACCAGGCGATCGCGCTGGAGTCGCTGCTGGACGGACTCTTCGCCGACATCGGTGCGGGGACGCACAGCACCTCCGTCGTCCAGGGAGACCCGGGAACGGGCAAAACGGTCGTGGCGATCTACCTCATCAAGCTCCTGCGCGACATCGCGCGCTGGGAGCCGACGGAAGACCCGGTGTCGGACTCCGTCTTCGCCGAGTACTTCACTCCGGAGAACGCCCGTCTGCTTCGCGACTTCCGCATCGCGCTGGTCGTCCCCCAGCAGTCTCTCCGCAGGACGATCGAGAAGGTCTTCGCCCGGACGCCCGGCCTGAGCCCGTCGATGGTCCTCACCCCGTTCCAGGTCGGGGAGTCGCGGGATCGGTTCGACCTGCTCATCGTCGACGAGACGCACCGTCTCAACCAGCGCGCCAACCAGGCCACGGGCGTGCTCAACGCGAAGTTCCCCGCGATCAACCGGCGGCTCTTCGGAGAGGACGACCTGCAGCTGACGCAGCTCGACTGGATCGTGGCGCAGAGCGATCACCGGCTCTTCCTGGTCGACGCAGCACAGCGCGTCCGGCCCGCCGACCTGCCCAGGGAACGGCTTGAGCGCCTGGTGACGGAGGCGTCGTTCGACCGCCGCTTCCACCTCCGATCGCAGATGCGGCTCGCAGGCGGGAGCGACTACATCGAGTACGTCCGCGCCCTGCTGCGCCCGGGCAGCACGCCCTTCGTCGCACCGCAGACATTCGGCGACTACGAGTTCGCCATGTACGACGACATCGCCGCGATGAGAGAGCGGCTCGCTGCTGCGGAGCGTGCTCACGGCCTCGCGCGGCTGGTCGCCGGCTACGCCTGGCCGTGGCGCTCGCGCCACGACCGTGCTGCCTACGACATCAGCATCGGCGGCCTCCAGCTCCGGTGGAACAGCGCCGCACGGGACTGGATCAGCTCGCCAGGGTCCGTCGACGAAGTCGGATCCGTCCACACCGTGCAGGGGTACGACCTCAACGTGGCCGGCGTGATCATCGGGCCCGATCTGCGCTTCGACCCGGTGCGCGAGCGACTCGTGTTCGACCGGTCGAACTACTTCGACACCAAGGGCAAGGAGAACAACCCGACGCTCGGCAAGACGTACACGGATGACGAGCTCCTGGAGTTCGTCACGAACATCTACGCCGTCCTGCTGACCCGAGGCATGCGGGGGACGCTCGTGTACGTGTGCGACGCACCGCTGAGGGAGCACCTCGGCCGGTACATCCCCCGGGCCTGA
- a CDS encoding NUDIX domain-containing protein, with the protein MPTPDFVLDLREKIGHDLLWLSGVSAVVVRPVVGGAPGAEEILLVRRADNGAWTPVTGIIDPGEEPAVAGAREVLEETEVVAVAERLAWVHSLPPMTYANGDRSQYLDLTFRFRWVSGEPGPGDGENSEARWFPLDALPEMSAEMHARIAHALSPETSARFAV; encoded by the coding sequence GTGCCCACGCCTGACTTCGTCCTGGACCTGCGCGAGAAGATCGGCCACGACCTGCTGTGGCTGTCCGGTGTGAGCGCGGTGGTCGTGCGCCCGGTGGTCGGCGGTGCGCCCGGTGCCGAGGAGATCCTGCTGGTGCGGCGCGCCGACAACGGGGCGTGGACGCCCGTCACCGGGATCATCGACCCGGGGGAGGAGCCGGCGGTCGCGGGTGCGCGCGAGGTCCTCGAGGAGACCGAGGTGGTCGCGGTCGCCGAGCGCCTGGCGTGGGTGCACTCCCTGCCGCCGATGACGTACGCGAACGGCGACCGCTCGCAGTACCTGGACCTGACGTTCCGGTTCCGCTGGGTCTCGGGGGAGCCGGGGCCGGGCGACGGCGAGAACTCCGAGGCGCGGTGGTTCCCGCTCGACGCCCTGCCGGAGATGTCCGCGGAGATGCACGCGCGCATCGCCCACGCGCTGTCGCCGGAGACGTCCGCGCGGTTCGCGGTCTGA
- a CDS encoding NAD(P)-dependent oxidoreductase, producing MTETVAVTGALGKVGRAVVRDLLDHGYAVHATDAQGPFGERAGLGVDVMRAELTDYGQAVEALAGCTAVVHLANIPQPGMESDPETLSRNLAANGNVFLAAQRLGLRKVVWASSETTLGLPFDVPPRYAPVDEDHFPYPTSTYALSKVLSEDLAAQVAQWSGIPFVGLRFSNVFPPEAYARVPAFHGDPALRRWNLWGYIDARDAAASCRLALEATTSGSRNVIIAAADTIMDTPSSELLAAEFPDVPVRRDLGTYETLLAIDAARELIGFEPQHSWRDEVGSPRP from the coding sequence ATGACCGAGACCGTCGCCGTCACGGGTGCCCTGGGCAAGGTGGGCCGGGCCGTCGTGCGGGACCTGCTGGACCACGGCTACGCCGTCCACGCCACCGACGCGCAGGGGCCGTTCGGCGAGCGCGCCGGGCTGGGTGTCGACGTGATGCGCGCCGAGCTGACCGACTACGGGCAGGCGGTGGAGGCGCTCGCGGGCTGCACGGCCGTGGTGCACCTGGCGAACATCCCGCAGCCGGGCATGGAGTCCGATCCGGAGACGCTGAGCCGCAACCTCGCGGCGAACGGCAACGTGTTCCTGGCCGCGCAGCGGCTGGGGCTGCGCAAGGTGGTGTGGGCGTCGAGCGAGACCACGCTGGGCCTGCCGTTCGACGTGCCGCCGCGGTACGCGCCGGTGGACGAGGACCACTTCCCGTACCCGACGTCGACGTACGCGCTGTCGAAGGTGCTGAGCGAGGACCTCGCGGCGCAGGTCGCGCAGTGGTCGGGCATCCCGTTCGTCGGGCTGCGGTTCTCGAACGTCTTCCCGCCCGAGGCGTACGCCCGGGTCCCCGCCTTCCACGGCGACCCCGCCCTGCGGCGGTGGAACCTGTGGGGCTACATCGACGCGCGCGACGCGGCGGCGTCCTGCCGGCTCGCGCTGGAGGCCACGACGTCCGGCTCCCGGAACGTCATCATCGCGGCGGCCGACACGATCATGGACACCCCGTCCTCCGAGCTGCTGGCCGCGGAGTTCCCCGACGTGCCGGTGCGGCGGGACCTCGGCACGTACGAGACGCTGCTCGCGATCGACGCGGCGCGCGAGCTCATCGGGTTCGAGCCGCAGCACTCGTGGCGCGACGAGGTCGGGTCGCCGCGCCCGTAG
- a CDS encoding response regulator transcription factor — MEQATGVLVADDHALFRDGLTSLIGRWPDFEVVGTAADGAEAISLARCLHPRLVLMDVRMEPVGGVEATARICAEDPSVKVVMLTMSRLGEDVYQALRSGADGYVIKDEPAHRLHDYLAAVMRGETALSSALAAQVLAELTGSPVGHDPGPRVCDTLTPRELDVLRLLVDGLSNEEIARDLHLGETTVKKHLGRVMDKLHVRNRVQVAVYSVRQGLVP, encoded by the coding sequence GTGGAGCAGGCGACCGGTGTCCTCGTGGCCGACGACCACGCGCTGTTCCGGGACGGCCTGACGTCGCTGATCGGCCGGTGGCCGGACTTCGAGGTCGTCGGCACCGCGGCCGACGGGGCGGAGGCGATCAGCCTGGCGCGCTGCCTGCACCCGCGGCTGGTGCTGATGGACGTGCGCATGGAGCCGGTGGGTGGCGTCGAGGCGACCGCGCGCATCTGCGCCGAGGACCCGTCGGTCAAGGTCGTCATGCTGACGATGTCGCGGCTCGGGGAGGACGTCTACCAGGCGCTGCGCAGCGGGGCGGACGGGTACGTCATCAAGGACGAGCCGGCGCACCGGCTGCACGACTACCTCGCGGCCGTCATGCGCGGCGAGACCGCCCTGTCCAGCGCGCTGGCCGCCCAGGTGCTCGCCGAGCTCACCGGCAGCCCCGTCGGCCACGACCCCGGTCCGCGGGTCTGCGACACGCTCACGCCGCGGGAGCTGGACGTGCTCCGGCTGCTGGTCGACGGCCTGTCCAACGAGGAGATCGCCCGCGACCTGCACCTGGGCGAGACGACCGTGAAGAAGCATCTGGGGCGCGTCATGGACAAGCTCCACGTCCGCAACCGTGTCCAGGTCGCCGTGTACAGCGTCCGCCAGGGCCTCGTGCCGTGA
- a CDS encoding nucleotide pyrophosphohydrolase, which produces MPHRDVLEAIRAFVAEREWAQFHTPENLAKSISIEAAELLECFQWDEASDRERVIAELADVLTYAYLLADKLGVDPGDIVLSKLATTRQKYPVEKARGRSTKYDQL; this is translated from the coding sequence ATGCCGCACCGCGACGTTCTCGAAGCGATCCGTGCATTCGTGGCCGAGCGCGAATGGGCCCAGTTCCACACCCCCGAGAACCTGGCGAAGAGCATCTCCATCGAGGCGGCGGAGCTGCTCGAGTGCTTCCAGTGGGACGAGGCGTCCGACCGTGAGCGGGTCATTGCCGAGCTCGCGGATGTCCTGACCTACGCGTACCTCCTCGCCGACAAGCTAGGAGTCGACCCGGGCGACATCGTCCTGTCCAAGCTCGCGACGACCCGGCAGAAGTACCCGGTCGAGAAGGCTCGCGGGCGGAGCACGAAGTATGACCAGCTCTAG
- a CDS encoding FAD-dependent oxidoreductase encodes MSEQFDSRYDVVVIGGGASGLSCAVQAAKDGLTCALLEKEEHTGGSSAFAEGHAAFESDEQAKRGITVTKTQAFDTYLDYSHWRADASIVSRFVENAATTIVKMRDEEGAVYEDVTVTAVDQPGELVTWHLPEGEVAHLIELLEADARHRGVDVFLGTSATSLLQDESGRVVGVTATDADGAPVRLGARAVVVATGGYAANPELVDRYTRYDALGEKLINVGGPGNTGDGLRMVLEAGGTEHRSIGTLLLFPFMRDKAITSQTNAAAFQPYFWVDAHGRRFTDEAVALSFGNAGDVVAGLPGAMFWSVFDSGTVRHLVEDGNEVGLGIYVRNGEKLVGLPDEIAADATDPARTNVVGADTIEDLATAMGVDPAVLRTEVDAYNAACEDGVDSRFHKAAKFLLPVTTPPFYAVKMETGIMVTMGAIRIDDRMRCLDADGRPIPGLYSVGCDAGGLFGESYSLPIPGSANGFALTSGWLTADDIAERIGAGSL; translated from the coding sequence ATGAGCGAGCAGTTCGACTCCCGCTACGACGTCGTCGTCATCGGCGGGGGTGCATCGGGCCTGTCGTGCGCGGTGCAGGCCGCCAAGGACGGCCTGACGTGCGCCCTGCTGGAGAAGGAGGAGCACACCGGCGGCAGCTCGGCCTTCGCGGAGGGGCACGCGGCGTTCGAGTCCGACGAGCAGGCCAAGCGGGGCATCACGGTCACGAAGACGCAGGCGTTCGACACCTACCTGGACTACTCGCACTGGCGGGCCGACGCGTCGATCGTCTCCCGGTTCGTGGAGAACGCGGCCACGACGATCGTCAAGATGCGGGACGAGGAGGGCGCCGTCTACGAGGACGTCACCGTGACCGCGGTCGACCAGCCCGGCGAGCTCGTGACATGGCACCTGCCCGAGGGCGAGGTGGCCCACCTCATCGAGCTGCTCGAGGCCGATGCGCGTCACCGCGGGGTCGACGTGTTCCTCGGGACCAGCGCGACGTCGCTGCTGCAGGACGAGTCGGGACGGGTGGTCGGCGTGACCGCCACGGACGCGGACGGTGCCCCGGTGCGGCTGGGCGCCCGGGCCGTCGTCGTCGCGACGGGCGGCTATGCGGCCAACCCGGAGCTCGTCGACCGCTACACGCGCTACGACGCGCTGGGTGAGAAGCTCATCAACGTCGGCGGCCCCGGCAACACCGGCGACGGCCTGCGGATGGTCCTCGAGGCGGGCGGCACCGAGCACCGGTCGATCGGGACGCTGCTGCTGTTCCCGTTCATGCGGGACAAGGCGATCACCAGCCAGACCAACGCCGCGGCGTTCCAGCCGTACTTCTGGGTCGACGCGCACGGTCGCCGCTTCACGGACGAGGCGGTGGCCCTCAGCTTCGGCAACGCCGGCGACGTGGTCGCAGGCCTGCCGGGTGCGATGTTCTGGTCGGTCTTCGACTCCGGCACCGTGCGCCACCTCGTCGAGGACGGCAACGAGGTCGGGCTCGGCATCTACGTGCGCAACGGCGAGAAGCTGGTCGGCCTGCCCGACGAGATCGCGGCCGACGCCACCGACCCCGCGCGCACCAACGTCGTCGGCGCGGACACGATCGAGGACCTCGCGACCGCGATGGGCGTCGACCCCGCCGTGCTGCGCACCGAGGTCGACGCGTACAACGCCGCCTGCGAGGACGGCGTCGACAGCCGGTTCCACAAGGCCGCGAAGTTCCTGCTCCCGGTCACGACGCCGCCGTTCTACGCGGTGAAGATGGAGACCGGGATCATGGTCACGATGGGCGCGATCCGGATCGACGACCGGATGCGGTGCCTCGACGCGGACGGCCGGCCCATCCCCGGCCTGTACAGCGTGGGGTGCGACGCCGGCGGCCTGTTCGGTGAGTCGTACAGCCTGCCGATCCCCGGGTCGGCGAACGGCTTCGCGCTCACGTCGGGCTGGCTGACGGCCGACGACATCGCCGAGCGCATCGGGGCCGGGAGCCTGTAG
- a CDS encoding alpha/beta hydrolase fold domain-containing protein — MELDPEFVDAPPQPDPSAPPETFPSGTHAERVATARRMRAADTGQFGPVPAPGVERAELSVPTRAGSIAARLYRPHGAALGAGFAVWVHGGGFVLGDLDTAEHTAAELARCSGLPVVSLDYRRAPEHPFPAAVEDAQDAVTWLTGEGGAGLGLSGPYAVAGDSAGASTALAVCQLAVRGAAPRPAFALLAYPDVDHVTTRADEPDEIGLLFERSYLPDDAVRTDPLVSPVLAPPEVLAALPPSLLLIAERDGFRAGEERFAERVRAAGGPLTVLTAGGMPHGFLDQTWRSPVARTHAVAAFGLVGAAVREAAAADAG, encoded by the coding sequence GTGGAGCTGGACCCGGAGTTCGTCGACGCACCCCCGCAGCCCGACCCGTCGGCGCCGCCCGAGACGTTCCCGAGCGGGACGCACGCCGAGCGCGTGGCGACCGCCCGGCGGATGCGCGCGGCGGACACCGGGCAGTTCGGGCCCGTACCGGCGCCGGGGGTCGAGCGCGCCGAGCTGTCCGTGCCGACCCGGGCCGGCTCGATCGCCGCCCGCCTCTACCGGCCGCACGGCGCCGCCCTCGGAGCGGGGTTCGCCGTCTGGGTGCACGGCGGCGGGTTCGTGCTCGGTGACCTCGACACGGCCGAGCACACGGCGGCCGAGCTCGCCCGGTGCTCGGGGCTGCCGGTCGTCAGCCTCGACTACCGGCGCGCGCCCGAGCACCCGTTCCCGGCGGCCGTCGAGGACGCGCAGGACGCCGTGACCTGGCTGACCGGGGAGGGTGGCGCCGGGCTGGGCCTGAGCGGGCCGTACGCGGTCGCGGGGGACTCCGCGGGCGCGTCGACGGCGCTCGCGGTGTGCCAGCTCGCGGTGCGCGGCGCGGCCCCGCGGCCGGCGTTCGCGCTGCTCGCGTACCCCGACGTGGACCACGTGACGACGCGCGCCGACGAGCCCGACGAGATCGGCCTGCTGTTCGAGCGGTCGTACCTGCCCGACGACGCCGTGCGCACGGACCCGCTGGTCTCGCCGGTGCTCGCGCCGCCGGAGGTGCTGGCGGCGCTGCCGCCGAGCCTGCTGCTCATCGCGGAGCGTGACGGGTTCCGGGCCGGCGAGGAGCGGTTCGCCGAGCGGGTGCGCGCGGCGGGCGGCCCGCTGACGGTGCTCACGGCCGGCGGGATGCCGCACGGGTTCCTCGACCAGACGTGGCGCTCGCCGGTGGCTCGCACGCACGCCGTCGCGGCGTTCGGCCTGGTCGGCGCGGCGGTGCGGGAAGCCGCGGCGGCGGACGCCGGCTGA
- a CDS encoding electron transfer flavoprotein subunit alpha/FixB family protein yields the protein MSAGPGDARGPAGAREGGAWLVVADAGWRAALRVARGARSEVSAVVVGPRPLADAVAAAGVPVLWVEPGTGTPAEAYAGALAVQVAAEQPALLVGTGHPASRVLLGAAAALVGARLLTGAVDVVPVAVATGAAGGGGTGAVAPAWTVRRALLDGAVVETVDSPAPLALVVDVAAEDEDEGAATALSPGTVRPLAAAPAAMTLSTVPSAEPAGGLEDARVVVAFGRGVRSRDDVALIERLADALGAELACSMPVADDRGWLDRSRYVGRSGRHIAPRLYLAVGISGAPQHLEGVRGAKVVAAVDQDRAARIFRVADYGAVGDLYEVVPALITALQR from the coding sequence GTGAGCGCCGGACCGGGCGACGCCCGCGGCCCCGCCGGTGCCCGCGAGGGCGGCGCGTGGCTGGTCGTCGCGGACGCAGGCTGGCGGGCGGCGCTGCGCGTCGCGCGGGGGGCGCGGTCCGAGGTCAGCGCCGTCGTCGTGGGCCCGCGCCCGCTCGCGGACGCCGTCGCGGCGGCCGGGGTCCCGGTGCTGTGGGTCGAGCCCGGGACCGGGACGCCCGCCGAGGCGTACGCGGGGGCGCTCGCCGTGCAGGTCGCCGCCGAGCAGCCGGCACTGCTCGTGGGCACCGGCCATCCCGCCTCCCGCGTCCTCCTCGGCGCCGCCGCGGCGCTCGTCGGTGCCCGGCTGCTCACCGGCGCGGTCGACGTCGTGCCGGTGGCCGTGGCCACGGGCGCAGCGGGAGGCGGCGGGACGGGCGCCGTCGCGCCGGCGTGGACGGTCCGGCGCGCACTGCTCGACGGGGCCGTCGTCGAGACCGTGGACTCCCCCGCCCCGCTCGCCCTGGTCGTCGACGTCGCGGCCGAGGACGAGGACGAGGGTGCTGCGACTGCGCTGTCGCCCGGGACCGTCCGGCCCCTCGCGGCCGCGCCGGCGGCCATGACGCTGAGCACGGTCCCGTCCGCGGAGCCGGCCGGCGGACTGGAGGACGCCCGCGTGGTCGTCGCCTTCGGCCGCGGCGTGCGCTCCCGCGACGACGTCGCGCTCATCGAGCGGCTCGCGGACGCCCTCGGCGCCGAGCTGGCGTGCTCCATGCCGGTGGCGGACGACCGCGGGTGGCTGGACCGGTCCCGCTACGTCGGCCGGTCGGGTCGGCACATCGCGCCCCGGCTGTACCTCGCGGTCGGCATCTCCGGGGCGCCCCAGCACCTGGAGGGGGTCCGCGGCGCGAAGGTCGTCGCCGCCGTGGACCAGGACCGGGCCGCCCGCATCTTCCGCGTCGCCGACTACGGCGCCGTGGGCGACCTGTACGAGGTGGTGCCGGCACTCATCACGGCACTGCAGCGGTGA
- a CDS encoding sensor histidine kinase: protein MHDADVVALLTRLVRVDEVLAAPGDRADRLAGAAEVLREVVGARLSPVFLLDRTGTRLELVADQAQRRVLGDDFRTMPAYQHLRAPWINTEEWPVSAADHLDHASWQVLPEDFRAWFGTSGIVAPIHADGRHLGAVLLAFDGEYRLAEDVRAFLAVAGRIMGNALYRWQAGEREQELGALQERRRLSDELHVDLAQQTAALGMQVEAVRLDAETGSELLAQDVEALRRAVGSLQRNLRHQMLGLRADAGLGARRLLETVRAHLDTFSTELQIRTHLVCPDTAAADRVPVAVAAQLLRVLQESLSNCHLHASAKAVAVRLLASGTRVRLEVQDDGAGFDPASVPDSRLGLSIMRERMEQVGGSLSLVSVRGGGTLVVAEAPLDPAGRVVGGPGVDVRERI from the coding sequence GTGCACGACGCCGACGTGGTGGCGCTCCTGACGCGGCTGGTCCGGGTCGACGAGGTGCTGGCCGCGCCCGGCGACCGGGCGGACCGGCTGGCCGGCGCGGCGGAGGTGCTGCGGGAGGTCGTCGGCGCGCGGCTGTCCCCGGTCTTCCTGCTCGACCGGACCGGCACGCGGCTGGAGCTGGTCGCCGACCAGGCGCAGCGCCGCGTCCTGGGCGACGACTTCCGGACGATGCCGGCGTACCAGCACCTGCGCGCCCCGTGGATCAACACCGAGGAGTGGCCGGTGTCCGCGGCCGACCACCTGGACCACGCGTCGTGGCAGGTCCTGCCCGAGGACTTCCGGGCCTGGTTCGGGACGTCCGGGATCGTGGCGCCGATCCACGCCGACGGGCGCCACCTGGGGGCGGTGCTGCTGGCGTTCGACGGTGAGTACCGCCTGGCCGAGGACGTCCGGGCGTTCCTGGCGGTCGCCGGCCGGATCATGGGCAACGCCCTGTACCGCTGGCAGGCCGGGGAACGGGAGCAGGAGCTCGGCGCCCTGCAGGAACGGCGGCGTCTCAGCGACGAGCTCCACGTGGACCTCGCGCAGCAGACCGCCGCGCTCGGCATGCAGGTGGAGGCCGTCCGGCTGGACGCGGAGACCGGCTCCGAGCTGCTCGCGCAGGACGTGGAGGCTCTGCGACGGGCCGTGGGCAGCCTGCAGCGGAACCTGCGTCACCAGATGCTGGGGCTGCGCGCGGACGCGGGGCTGGGCGCCCGGCGGCTGCTCGAGACGGTGCGGGCGCACCTCGACACGTTCAGCACGGAGCTGCAGATCCGCACACACCTCGTCTGCCCCGACACGGCAGCCGCCGATCGCGTGCCGGTGGCCGTGGCGGCCCAGCTGCTGCGGGTGCTCCAGGAGTCGCTGTCGAACTGCCACCTGCACGCGTCCGCCAAGGCGGTGGCCGTGCGGCTGCTGGCGTCCGGCACGCGGGTGCGGCTGGAGGTCCAGGACGACGGCGCCGGGTTCGACCCGGCGAGCGTGCCGGACTCGCGGCTCGGCCTGTCCATCATGCGCGAGCGGATGGAGCAGGTCGGCGGCTCGCTGTCCCTGGTGTCCGTCCGCGGCGGCGGCACGCTGGTCGTCGCGGAGGCGCCGCTGGACCCGGCCGGCCGTGTGGTCGGCGGCCCCGGAGTCGACGTGCGGGAGAGGATCTGA